The nucleotide sequence CAAGGTGGTCAGTGAGTCAAAGGTGTGCGGCGTTTCTTTTTGTATTCCTATGaggctgttactactactactactactacatttgtCCATTTCTAGTACACTGACGACAGTACATCTCCAAAAATGAAGAGTAATAATCATTATAATGAAGCCCAATTTATTGCTGCAGAGTTCTTTGTCGTGGTTGCTGCTCTGGATTTGTTGCaagaagttttttgtttttttgtttgtttgtttgtttgttttttttggcgtaCTCATAGACTCAATGCGTCCATGTCATCTGAAACCTCTTAGACACTCTTCTGGTTCCGGTAACCAGCTGCGGTTTGTTTGTTTGAGGCTTCGCCTACTTTTACAATTTTAACCATTTTAATGACTCCGTGAGACCTtggattattttaattgattttatggtttgcctattttatggatttttaccTGATCGTCGATTGAGAAATGGGTTTTTTAAAACATTTGTATTAGGAAGTATGGTGCATGACAAGAGAAAACAATGTCAGTTTAACAATGAGAACCACAGTTAAAACGTagctacataataataataatgacaataataacgaTAGTATAATCAAAGTACTGTGCATCTGGATGGATCAAGAGGAAAACAAGCCGTATTTCCTTATTTTCATACTAAACAAAGTTCAAACacagaacaaaacagaacaaagtaAACTAGAAATACATGAATAAATGAATTAATTGAAACAGACAAATGAAccagaggaaaaaaggaaaaaggggaAGGGGGGTCTGTCAATCAGAGGACAGAGATTGGAGAGCTGAAGAATGTCGAGAAAGATTGCCACTTATTATAGCCCTTATCAGAATTCACTCTCACTGAGTATTTAATCTTCTGGTTGTAGAAAGGACATGACACCACCGAGCCCCGAGCCTCCGACTGCTGCAGGGCGCTTCAGGTGACTTccagtgatgaagaagaggacGTCTTGCCAGTAAGGAAGTGAATGCTAGAATATCTAATTGCTTGGAGGTATATCAGTTGTAGTCTTCTGGAAACCAAAATATGTcagtatggtgggagacagttgTAGTGATCGAAAGTatttcccctcccctttttctccccaattgcacccagtcaattaccccagtcttccgagccgttccagttgctgctccaccccctctgccgatccggggagggctgcagactaccacatgcctcctcccatacatgtggagttgccagccgcttcttttcacctgacagtgaagagtttcaccagggggacgtagcgcatgggaggatcacgctactccccccagttccccctcccccccgaaaaggcaccccgatcgaccagaggaggcgctagtgcagcgagcaggacacatacccacatcaggcttcccacccgcagacacggccaattgtgtctgtaggtacgcccgaccaaggcggaggtaacacggggattcgaaccagcgatccttgtgttggtaggcaacagaatagaccgccacaccactcgGACACCCATCAAAAGTATTTTTGACACAGTACCGAAGTAGTTCTGCCAAAAGCAAGATAACAGTGGACAAGAATAGAACATATGGGTCAGATTGCAGGATGAAGCATGACATTTGTCACAGCTGTCAGTAATATTTGGAATTTGTGACAGTAGAAACCAGGCCTCTCCAAATACTGTGCTACATACTACATACTAATAGAATAAACTGCATATTATTAGTACTATATAATGTTTAGTACTCGCTATCAACTAAAACACGTTTAGTATGCATTGTAAATCTATCATACTATCCTCAGTCAACCAGCAGAAGTGACGGCAAGTGGATACGGCTCGTGCAACCTATATCTCCATAGCAACAACCTATGTCTCCGTGGTAACCACGCAAAGCTGGCATTTTCGTGGCCAGGCGATTCATATTTGAATTTTCAAGTGAAAACACGATACATCCTATTATTTTAGTATACTATATTTTTCCATGCCACAAAGATTTTAATGGAGGATAGTAAAAATGGGTACCATATACTATGTAGTACTGCTGCATTGTGGGTATTCGGACACAgcccagcagtactggtggtagctgaggacctgattgaagaCCATCGTACTGCAGAAGTATTCAGGTTTTCATTCGGACCCAGCACTACACCAGAGGGTTTCAGTAAGTCCTGGTCTCTCTGGTTAAATGTGTATTGGTGAGATCCCCTGAGAAACATATGCAGACAACAGTGTGTGCTACCTTAGCATGCAAATGTAGTCTGTGAGCGGTATATGTAAACAAAGACATTAAGAATGGAGCATATGGTCACTAAACAATCCAAATTGACAACCCGTAATTCTTTAGGCCTTTGTCATTTCCATGGCAACACTGTCAAGGAGGACAACTTAACCAAAGCAATATGGCAGAACACGAAGTGAGAGGAGTGGCAGCCGGCATCGGCAAATTCCCTTGTAATGTTTAAAAATTTCATGATGAAATGTGTTTTTAACAGATAACAAGGACACATCTAAGTGATTAAGTGACAGAATCCTTCTGTTGTTAAAAATGTCACTTCCCCTCGAATGTGAATGTGCCATGTGTGACATACATAATACACCGTGCTGCAGTCCACGCCCTAATAGCATGCAGTGCACACTGTGCACTTCAGTTAAGCAGGGTGTATTAACCAGTCAGACGCCACTTTGCTTTTCTAGCCCCTCTGTGGTCTACGGGTCAGAATGACccataacagcagagaaaagactaaatgatcttttttcaacctggaatttgatgacttttcctagagtgacccaaAACATTAGAAGAACATTAGAAGAAGTGAACCgttatttttgttcatatttccatgaaagctgtacaccactagggtaccaaGATTGTCttggggtcatgtttgacccggaAGTTAAAATCAGGTTTATAGatagaggggcgtctgggtagcatggcgatctattccatgtttgccaacacggggattgctggatcgaatccccgtgttacctccatcttggttgggcgtccctacagacacaattggctgtgtctgtgggtgggaagccggatgtgggtatgaggcctggtcgctgcactagcgcctcctccggtcggtcggggcgcctgctcagggggggagggggaactggggggaatagcatgatcctcccatgtgctacgcccccctggtgaaactcctcactgtcaggtgaaaagaagcggctggtgactccacatgtgtcggaggagacgtgtggtagttgcagccctccccagatcagcagagggggtggagcagagaccgggatggctcagagagcggggtgattggccaggtacaattggggagaaaaacgggggaaaatccaaataagtaaataaataaatgccccttaagacaagggcagtgtACAGAgagtgtggacaacacaagggttagAGTGGTTGGAGTAAACAATAGTGTCTGAATTGTTTGTACATTCCACAGTATATTCTATGTACTTGTACTTACTTTAGTACATAGTGTGTTTTTCATCAATGTAGTATGAATACACTTTTCACATAATACATTTGCATGGTGACATCGCACATACTGAAACCTGTGCAGTATTAGTATGTGCAGTATTTGTATGTGCAGTATTTGTATGCAGTATGAACAGCTCAGACTCTTGTGGTGTGCAGAGAGCTGTGGTGAACTGTGTTTCTCTAGCTTACAGGTATTTTTATACACACAGTTGGTTCAGGGCGACTCCAGCAGATGGAAATCAGCACGTACGACCTTCAAATTCCCTCAGTctcaaaaaggtttttttttcccccttctccaACAACCTCCATTTTAATAAACTCTCTGTTTTCTTTTTGCCTCAGTAGGATCCTGTGTGGGTTAGTGATGAGCTTCtacaccaaaacaaacaaaacatggaagtgaatgaatgaacaaagaTAATTTTTGTACCAAAGACTGTAAATATTTATCCGGTCTTAAGAAATTGTACTCGTATGCTGTGTCACACTGCAGTCACCATGTACTACTCAATTAGACGATTAAATATAAAGAACTCATTGAAATGTGTTAAAATCAGCTACTCGTCATCTGTCATGAAACATGTTCATCATGACTCCATATCTCTAACCCTCATGTCCCAATATGCTGCAGGTCccatagaccagtggttctcaatcaggtcctcacgCTTTTATACCAGGTAgtccattacattcacctgttgtgtcacAAATCACTGCCATTTAATCACAATAGgtgaatgtaatttttttttggggggggggcctttttgtccccagttgtatccggccaatgaccccactcttccgagctgtcccggtcgctgctccaccccctctgccgatctggggagggctgcagactaccacatgtctcctccatacatgtggagtcaccagctgcttcttttcacctgacagtgaggagttccaccaggggggcgtagcacatgggaggatcatgctattccccccagttcccccttgcccccaaacaggcgccccaaacaaccagaggaggtgctagtgcagtggccaggacacacacccacatccagcttcccacccgcacacacggccaattgtgcctgtaggacgcccgaccaagccagaagtaaaacggggatttgaactggcgatccccgttttggtaggcaacggaatagaccgccaagctacccagacaccccatgttaatgtaataacttcctggtaGAATaggaaaccagcagtactgggtaGGGCTTTGTACTAGCAAGAATTTGGCGATACAATTGGTATCGCTGTACAAGTGGCACGTTTCATTATGTTGTGATACACGATGATACTACAAACTCTGATATATTGCAATATTTTGTCAAAACTTCAGAAAAATGTCAAAGAAAACACCTCTATGCATCCAGTCAGAGTAATCAGATTCATAGCGAGTGTGCTAGCAAtgcctgctgttgttgtggttcagCCCTGTTACAATACAGCACCTGCCAACTAGTGGTCAGAGATGAAACTACACAGTGAAGTAGAGATGCTAACACGTCTTTGTGTGTCATCTTAAGAATCGATGCAGTATTTTTAAAAATCAATACAATTTTTTGAAAGGCAGTGCATCAGTAGTAGTGATGATGGTCCCTGGAGACTAGATTGAGAACCACTCCCATAGAGTTGGACCGGATTGGGGCCCTTAAAGAACCCCTTCGCTCTGCTTACTCCTCCACACCACCAGCACCGTCACCAGCAGCGTGACCAACACAGGCACGGCGATGAACGGGCCCAGGATGCTGATCGGCGGGTCGTGGATAAGCCGGCCCGTCAGCGGGCAGTCGTGGAAGTATTCGTGGTGTATTTGCATGAAGAAGCGGTCGACCACGTGATTGGGCCAGAAGCAGTCCATCCTCAACGCCACCTGGTAAGTGCAGTTGGTCAGTCCCTCATACGGCCTGCAAACGGCGACAACACACAGTCAAATCTATTTGTGTTGTCAGTGTTAGCAACCTCACAAGTGTCACCTCAAAGCTCTCAAGGGATTTCTCAGTTTGAAGGGACTAAAACAGCCTGCACCCTGATGGACGAGTCTCAAAGTTAAGATTTTATTTGATGTTTTGGAAGAATGACTCCAACATAATCAGCtctttctaaaaatgtgtgtgtgtgtgtgtgtgtgtgtgtgtgtgtgtgcgtgtgcttgtgtttgtgtgtgtgcgtgcagctgGCCAATGGAGGGCGCTAGGGCACTGCCCCACCACTCCCCCCATCCTAGACTGTCATTGAAAAAGACTTGATTACTTTGAGTATATTTATGAATTTTAAATGAGCAAGGTAAGTATTGTCCAGCTAGTGAGTAAAATGTGTAATCTGCAGTAACACCTAGTTTAAAGGTGTTGCGTGTTGTGTAACGTTGCTGATAGGTGGCATATTTCCAGAGTCTAAGGCCGTTGCCTCTCGGTAGAAGTTGTACGTGTGCAGTTTGCTCCTCTTCATCACAAGAGGAAGGATCTTTTCGGGGCGCTGGAGAGCTGCACCCAGACAGCAGTTATCTGAACGCTGCTGACGTAAGaaagctttctttctttctttctttctttctttctttctttctttctttctttctttctttctttctttcttttagttTGTTCGTTTCCGTTCGGCCTTGCTGTGCTCATAACCTTGTGCCACGTCTCAGGGTTTGGTTCTGTCTGATTTCTTTTGCACTTATCGAGgcacttttaacttattttactcTTTCACCATAACGTACAAAGATAATTGCTATAAAGAATTTACACTAATAGAAGTACCTTAACTCCCCCTAATGAAGCACATTTCATTATAACTAATGTTCATCCAGCTCAGCGAATACAAACAAAGATCGTTTCCTTTATCTGAACAGTCAAGTCAGTTTATTAGTAGAGCACATTTACAAACGACCAGCGTtgaccaaagtgctttacagagatTAGAATAAGACGATATAAGTAAATCATGTAGTCACAGATACACTGGTGTGATGCCTTAGTACGTTTGATTTTTGGTATAGCGCCCCCTGGAGGAAAATGTACCAGccactgctttgtgtgtgtgtgtgtgtgtgtgtgtcttcacagGTGATGGGTGTGATTTGAGAACaactgatgggagtggtctttGACAGGTCATGTATAAGCTCAAACTGTCTCAGGAAGTCACATGTTTGACTTGTAATGATGCTGCATCACATCATCATGAGCACACATCAAGCTGCCATCGCCCTGAAGGCTAAGATATACATTAAGTTTTGATTAAAATTCAGATATGCATCTTAAGCTGAACCCTTGTCGTGGTAAATGTTTGATGGTGGATATTTCTAAAATACCATGTGTATTTTTTTAAAAGGGTGGTGGGTAAATCCACCGGTGACATTTTAGGTGACATTTTCCCGGACCAAGGCCATTTATATTCTCAACATTTGGAATGAACATCAATCAGCCTACTTTTCAGAAAGTGGACAGACAAAAACTTGTTTTATGAAGCGTCTTTCCTGCCAAACTTGACAAACATGAGTGCTTTACCCCTAACTAACAGGATTTTGTGTAAATTTAATTTACAGAATCTGTGCAATGTCATTTattcccagaaaggtgaatcagttcatctggacacagtgtttattgagagaaacgtttcatcatcatccaagtgacctcttcagtctcacctgactgcaggtacccccacccttataaacaatacagtgactgcagatacccccacccttataaacaatacagtgactgcaggtgtccccgcccttataaacaatacagtagcatcacgaccaaaaccagcgatcagtttcatatgcaaatatgggcgtgaccagtaACTagcgttacagtggccatgtgtactattcacagagggttggggaacgtttgcaatcagagcattgtaagatggtgacagatgtacgcttagcccctccccccggttcagggatggtcattccctcttcacatagatggcctctttgactccccgttcaaaccagcgttcctccctatcaaggatgtgcacatcctcatccttgaaagagtggctgctggtctgtagatggtgtagactgtggagtcctggcctgacatgttagctctcctgtgttgtgccatcctcttggccagcgtctgtttggtttgccCAATGTACaactcacggcaatcctcctggcacttaacagggtacactatattgctctgtttgtgctgggggacccgatgcgtggggtggaccaacttctggcacagtgtgttttgggctttgaaagcaactgagacgtgtcGTTTGGAAAATACccatctcagcttttctgacactcccgccacatatggaattgCCACTGGTTCATGCTTAGacagttgtccttctcctgtcttcgatcggctggtgcactgtttgggcatcttcctggctttgacaaatgcccagttaggataaccactctTAACCAGGGCCAGGGccactcagacttggaggtgctgactctcatcccggccatttataCACTCAGCAGAAAACCACCCCAGGAGGAGGTAAATCTACAGTGCTCCATTCTCTGCAGCCTACGCGTCTTATCCAGACGCTATGTCCCATTCAGTACCCTGTCATGACAGCCGCTCACAGTTTTAAATCAAACTGTCAAGTCTGGCATCATGCACTGCGTCCTCTCTTTGCCCCGCCCTTATGGGGTCAAATATGTCAATCATGTGAGGTAGTGTCCCTCCTGGTATGGGAGAAGGGCATAACCCTGGTGGTATGCGTCTCcatttctcttgctctcttctaCCTAGTGGTTATATTTAGCTGTGTTAAGCCTGCTGGTAATTCTAGACGCTCCTTTGCCTTTTTCCTGGTTGCTGTGAAAGGACGCACTAAATGCACAATAAGACCCCTGGTGGTGTGGGTTAATCTGCAGTCAGAATCAGTTTCATCTGCCAGATATGAATTTGCACACAAGGGGTCTGACTTGGTACATTTCTCCCAGTtacgcaaatacacacacatatatacacacacgtgcgcgcgcacatacacacatatatatatctatatagaaatATACATACTGCGCAGTATGGGGTACCGAGGCagctgctacaagccatccggtccttgtataaccaaagtgagagctgtgtccacattcttggcacaaagtcaaacacgttttcggtgggtgtcggactccgccaaggttggcCCTTGTCTCTGATgctatttgtgatattcatggacaggatctcaaggtgcagccaaggtgaggagtgtgtctgttttgagaacctcagaattgcatctctgctcttcgcagatgatgtggtcttgttggcttcatcagaacgcgacctccagcgtgcactggggcggtctgcagctgagtgtgaaatggccgggatgagagtcagcacctcgcAAGTCTGAGGGCATGGTTCTCtagcggaaaatggtggattgctccctccgggttggggatgagttgttgcctcaagtgaaggagttcaagtatctcggggtgttgttcacgagtgagggtaggatggagcgggagattgacaggtggattggtgcagcatcagcagtaatgcgggagttgtaccggaccgttgtggtgaagagggagctgagccggaaagcaaagctctcaatttaccagtcagtcttcagtctggagtgccctatttagcttgctgccactgcgacctgaccctgGCGAAGCGGCTGAGGAtgagatattattattattattattatagcctGGTGAAAATTGTACAACAGTTTATTGGTAACTCGGGGTTGGTGGGGTACTTACCATTCAATTCTATTTTCAATACAATAaaatggtttgttttatatttctCTTTTGAAGGCCTTTTACaaagtctccctctctgtctctgcctctctctctgggtTGATGGCTCGCTCTCTGCACGTCTGTCGTTGTCGTGGCGTTGTTGATGTCAGTAGCGGTGAGTTTCGCAGTAAGCCCAGCACTGGATGCTTATTCGTTTCAAGTGTTTCCAAACACAGCGGTATTAACGGATGTCACAGCCTGACTCACATCAGGATACACAACTGGTCCCTGTGGCGACCGCGTCCAAGGggaggacacacaaacacacacaacagtcccacTGTATGTACACTCATGTATGCATGTCGACACACTCTCATGAGATGGAgtgtgtccatcacacacacttatcacacacacacacacatacacacacgtcgcCACTGCCAGTAATGGGGGAGAGTGGGGGAGGATGGGCGTGTGGAGGACGGGGAGCTGGGGGAAATCAGACAGATTTGACAGGCTCCTCCTTTGGGCCTCCCAGCTCCTCTCACCCGTCTGCCCAACTCCTTCAGCCGCTCACCGCTCGGGGACACGGCGGCCTGCTGTCTGTCACGCCTACAAAGGCCACAACCTCCATGTGATGGCGGACCATAATGACCCAGAGGTGTGGGGGCAAAATGCCAATGTGGCTGAGCGATAAACTCATGagtgacattttaaaaaaaaatgctcttTTCTGTTTTGCTTCACTGACAGAGTTGACCTCGAGCTAGCGGCGACTTGGCTTCTGGCATTCGGAGCGTGGACGACATGACGGAAATGGAGGCACACCGCTCCAAGGATTTGCTAAAAAAGGAAAGAGGGAGGCGTCTTCACTTCTGGAGCGGTTTCTGTGCCATATTGTCAAGACCGGAGATAGCCACAAAGCAAACAACTGTAAGGCGAGGAAAAAATAAAACTCATCAGAGAGGGGGCCAAATTCAGGGTGACATAATGTGAACCACGTGGTACACGAGGCTTTTTACTGTCACACATTCACTGACCACAGACACGATATAGCCTATATGTGCTGTTGCTGATGTTAAATGTGGTGAATTAAGGATGAACTTGACAGTTTATGCGTCGAAACACGATTCATTCGTTTCTGTGAGTGACCGAATGGGTTGAAATTCAAATTTCAGGAAGAGCAACGTTTTGGTTttatttggattccccccccccccccccacacacacttttttctctccccaattgtacccgtccaattaccccattctttcgagccatcctggtcactgctccaccccctctgctgatccggggagggctgcagactaccacatgtctcctctgatacatgtggagtcaccagccacttcttttcacctgacagtgaggagtttcaccagggggacatagcacatgggaggatcacgctattccccccagttcctcctccctcccgaacaggctccccgtccgaccagaggaggcgctagtgcagcaaccaggacacatacccacatccggcttcccgcccgcagacacagccagttgtgtctctagggacacccgaccaagccggaggtaatggggattagaaccagcgatccccgtgttggtaggcaacggaatagaccgctatgctacccggacggcaGGAAGAACAAAGTCAATGTGAACTTTCCCCTTCATGTAGCCCTGTAAAGGTAACTCACTGGTAATTCAAAAGCAAAAGTATTCTCAGATAAGATTCAAAGGACCCTGTTTTAGTTTATCTGTAGTGAAAGAGCGACTAAACCCAACACCACTTAAAGGTGACAAACTATCTTCAGTGGTTAATTTTTGTTCCTATCAGGTTGCTATGGTTACAGGGTATTTCCATTACATGTGCAACTTTCATCGTTGGAAAACTTGCAGCTGAAGTCATGCTGGTCTTCTCTTGGTACCAGGTGATGTAAGCAtaacaggataaacacagctgcagacaaTAACATGAACAATGGGTCCATTTGATTAAAGTGTGCTAACGAAACAGCATTTACAAACCTATTGACTGTTCTGATTGGTAccaggtgatgtaagcatagcaggataaacagctGCAGACAATAACATGAACGATGGGTCTGTTTGATTAAAGTGTGCTAACAAAACAGCATTTACAAACCTATTGACTGTTCTGATTGGTACCAGgttatgtaagcatagcaggataaacacagctgcagacaaTAACATGAACAATGGGTCCATTTGATTAAAGTGTGCTAACAAAACAGCATTTACAAACCTATTCACTGTTCTCATTGGTAccaggtgatgtaagcatagcaggataaacagctGCAGACAATAACATGAACGATGGGTCTGTTTGATTAAAGTGTGCTTGCTAAACAGCATTTACAAACCTGTTGATTGTTCTCAGTGCTGGCTCATTGTCACACCTAAATCAAtgatgttattatctgcagctggtATGCTAACATCACTTGGTACCAAGATCAGCCTAGCAGTTACACTGGAGAGGGTTTTCCACCTGTAGATGCTAGCAAGCTCATCAAGTGATGTATAAGTGTAAGGTAATTACACAAATGAATAACCTTACCAGAGCCTCATTATTGAGTTTAGTTCACCAACATTTGATATTTGATTTGGATTTGATTTTTATTGGAGGAACTTAATAATTGTTCTCTGCTATGGTTAATGTGAATATAGTTAACAGGACATACCTGTATTTTTTGCATGGTTGGCCCATTTGCTACATATTATGTATACTTTACGTTACTCTCATCCATTTTTCAAAACATCCCATAGTATTTACatgttttaatgcattttttcttCCTTCTAGGCAGCCATTGATCTCCATTAATGTAAGTACCGTATATGAAAATTAGTTTGCAGATTTGAAACTTGTTAAGATAGATAATCCATCACAGTGATTTagtcctttattttttttttctttcaaagtcAAAGTTATGTCATCATTGCAGAGTCAATATAGCTGAAGGCTCTGGAAAACCTGAGGaagtttcaagtctctgcaagttgaGTTTCATACTGCATTGAAATGAGTGGAAACCAATGGCTGCACGGAAGGAAGAAACCACGCTACGGTAGGTATGTGTTGGAAACTGGTCAGGAGTAATGTAAAGTCTTTGatatttgtcacacacacacacttacacaggcTAATCTTCAGTTTACTATGGGAGGAAATCAGCCCctggtcaaaatccaaacatgcAAATGCCGCACAGATTGACTGGGATTAGTGCTAACCACTTAGCCACACTGCCACGGCCACCCATTATGGTGAGCAGTGTTGTTTTTGGTTGattggtttgtttgtgtttgtttgtttggactCATTGGGAAGTGAACTCACTCCAGGGTGTGAGGCCAACTGCACCACAGAGCTCGATCCAAACCAGCCATGTCCAGTCTGAAGCTGGCCAGGCAGAGCTGGCTGATCATTGACTCGTAGGAACCACTGCTGCAGCCAGACACCAGCGGGAGGATgtggactggagagagagagagggagagagaatagggggcaatttaaaaagaaaaccgggaaaggaaaaaaaaaaggatctaaaaATAACAAATGAAGAATGGGAAAACAGAATGAGAAGTAGAATTTAAAGGTTTTGAACCCCCGATACACGCTGCAAGGTGATTGGCTGGAATCAACCAAACGAGAACCAATAAGAACGGCAGCTGGTCAATCATCTATCAAAACTGAACATAAAAACTTAATgaccaaaaaaaccccaccacagcagaggcaatcaatcaatcaatcaatcaatcaatcaatcaatcaatcaatcggtgTGGGAAGTTTGGTGTGCAGGAATGTTTAAAACCATATAAGACATTTAAAAAGTCATGACATAAAAAAATAGAACGAATACATAGAATCAGGCTCCATtatatgaaaaagctgcagtaCCAACTGGGTTTGTTCCTACTCTGTGTAGACGGTGTGTAGGTGTCAGCTACTGTGAATGAGGCGTTGGTGTGTGTGCACAGAACAGGGCCGTGTCTCCGCACTGCTTACTCCTATCAGAACATCTCCTCTGGGGGACTGACATGATCTCTGAGAGGATTATGACTTGCTGCTGGAGTCCCATCCTGAAGAGACGCGTGTAAACAGCCTCTCCAGCCGCCTCCGTTCCCACCCGATTTGGTcctgaatacaaaccagt is from Lampris incognitus isolate fLamInc1 chromosome 21, fLamInc1.hap2, whole genome shotgun sequence and encodes:
- the LOC130131710 gene encoding receptor activity-modifying protein 1-like → MGLERMTLMQVGLVLFPLICSLLLVSGCSSGSYESMISQLCLASFRLDMAGLDRALWCSWPHTLEPYEGLTNCTYQVALRMDCFWPNHVVDRFFMQIHHEYFHDCPLTGRLIHDPPISILGPFIAVPVLVTLLVTVLVVWRSKQSEGVL